The DNA segment TGAGACATTTCCTTATTTTTCTCGAGAACCGcaagtgatataaaaaaaaggttaacaagggattttgtttgtttttaaaagACTTACGTATTCTTATTCGGATTATCGATAGCCAATTACAGGAGAGATAATTTTACAAAGAGATTCGTTCTCTTGATTTGGCATTACAAAAGCGTGGGGATAATCGATATACCAGATGGTACATATAGGAGCAAGCGTTAAACAAAACAGAGACTAGACACTaaacatttttcacaattatCATATACAACTTTTACCGAATCGTTACGTATCGGAGCAGCAGCTACCCGTTCGCAGAGATCGGTCGAATAACAACGATCCACGATTGTATTTTAAACGAGGCTTTTGAACTTAAAATCAGTAGGATAAAATTGTAAACactaatgtataaattaatcaattgttGACGACTTGTTTTAGAAAGTGCTCAGAAAGATGCTGAAaggaaatagtaaaaataacgCAGCGAGAATGCTGGAGAACGAATGCAAGGTCGAATTGCAGGAATCAAAAAAACTGCTGGAATCCGAGAAGTTATGGGATTCAAAATTGTATATCCAATTTAACGATCTTTGTTACTCAATTCGCAACCGCAAAGGCAAGTTTGTTTTACACGTgacaatttatgaaaattttccgCGATTCTTTTACAAgaatttataaatcttaaaatgTGTAAATGCGATGTGACACGCACGAAGAAAATTGCGTTTCCCGTACTGTTACGCaggatataattaatataaattaagaaatgtttGTTGCAGGAACTGCGAAAACACTCTTACATAATGTAACGGGGCATTTTGAACCGGAGAAGATCACAGTGATAATTGGTCCTTCTGGTGCAGGAAAAACTACACTAATGAAAATCATATCGGGGAAACgatcaatgaatattaaaggTACTCTCACTGTGAACAACGATGAATGGAATAAAGGAATGTTCCGTAAACACGTGTGCTACGTACCGCAGCAATTTGATTTATTGCCGTACCTTACAACGAGAGAAACACTCTGCATAGCGGCTCGACTAAGACTCGATGTTAATCAGagtaaacaagaaattaatttagttgtaaGTACAGAAACACAAGAGATTTCTAAGCATTTTAAGCGCGTTTGtacacattatatatatgtgtgtgtgtgtgtgtgtgtgtgtgtgtgtgtgcgtgtaatatgatttatttaataattaattttatatacagaatgtattatttaatatttactaaatatacttgtatgtgtatgtgtgtgtttgtgtgtgtgtgtgtgtgtgtgtgtgtgtaaaattcattattaaataaattatatactatacaataaattaattattaataataaaacataaacaaataataatccaAATAAATCGTGTAACttgaaatatgtacatatagtaaaaataataatatagtatacATACGTATAAAATGTCAacacatcaaatattatttctgtCAGGTGGACGATATTGCGGAGAAATTCAACTTGTCCAATTGTTTAGACACAATGGCAAACAAATTAAGTGGTGGCGAACAAAAGAGATTGTTTATTGGTGTACAAATAATCGCCAAGTCAtcagtttttttattagatgAGCCAACAAGCGGTCTTGACAGTACCGCATCTTATCaggtataatataaattactaaCGCAACGATCAGTCAATCAATAACGATCGTTTTACGAAAAAGATTGATATTATTGTCGTATaccgttaataattttatacatagtgGTCCAAATATTTTAAGACTAAATTTTACTTCTTTCGTAATGATGCTATCTTCCAGGGGGTAATAAAAGTATACCATACAATAGAAATCTTTCTCGGCACGCCATGAAAGATAGGTGTAAAGAGCAACGTGTGACGATAATTTTGTGCAAAACTTATTCGAAAACTGTCGAGTTTCAATAGGGTTATGGAAATGTCTCCTTGAGTCGTTGAAACATTTTCTGGTGGCATATCTTCGTCTCACAGTTGCGACAAGGAATAGGGTAAaatcggtatttacgccgcggggggatgtacgccgcagcagtcagaaaaaatagaagaattaaagatagtttgctcagaactattttgttatgtgcttttatgttatattagtattgtattgtaattacagttctttattgttaatattaacgaaaatatcgtaaattgaattaattttttcacgtagaagtagcgcgatcgtgtattaccgtctacgtaaaataattactgtagaaaatataaaaggcataatgattatttcatgatatgtaaatgtagagcgatagtaaaggataaaatacaagcaagattcaaatgacaaaaatgcaagggttttttaagtttttttttcaagtataagaaaagaaatatttcatacttaaaattttttttataatagtaaacagtatgaagtttttattagcctaatttattttccttaaacataataaataatacttaataaattaaattttcgatagctgcggcgtatataccgactttaccctaacTAAGACAAGTTGATCGAAACGTTTGACCTTAATCACTaccaaaatcacattaacttttattGGCATATTTGTCGAAGAATGTCTTTTATTATTGTGTAATGTTTAATTCTACTGCGTTGTAGTAAATAGCACCATTAAGGaaaaacaataaagaatttAGTCTTAAAACTTTTAGACCGCACTGTGTACAAGTGCAAAACATTCCAATAATACGGCAGTAACATTAGAATGTAGCGtatgattgttttttttacttgtaatgtTGTTCTTAATATGCTGTGTACAAACATGTAATTTGTGTTGAATAGCTATTTAGCATATTGCACAATATGGCAAAAGCAAACTGCACTATAGTTTGCGCGATACATCAACCTAGTAGTCGTATGATTACGCTTTTCGATGACATCATGATACTCAATCGAGGCAGATGTTTGTACTGCGGCCCAAAGAGCGAGATCTTAAGCACATTCAACATTGCCGGATTCACGTGTCCCAACTTCTATAACATAGCTGAATTTGGTAATGTTCATTGTACCactcatatttaataaataaattataagaaaacaaaaattataaaaaaaacaaaaattatgagaaaacaaagaatttatataaaaatttgtatacttcTCTAAGATAGccgtttataatttaaaaactaattttttttattaattcttccattgtaaactttttaaaattattaaaaagatagattttataattaatttaaaaaatatatacatatatataaaattactactTTTTACTAATAACAAAGAACAATTGCGGTATTAATTGTATTCTTTTCATTGCAGTTCTCGAGGTGGTAACCGAACAGAAGGATgaagatttagaaaatttatacaagATATGGCGTGATGAGTACGAAAAATTCAAATCGCACAGCGAATATAAAAATGGTAAATACGATGTGCACatgattcaatatttaaatattttattcataattatttcgattattttatcaatccagaataatacattaatacaataataatcacTTCagtaattaacattaattcatATGTTTTCTGTCTTCGTAAtgattaaaaactttaaatatctattaaatatctacagcaaattttacagaaatttaaattttaacaaaaatgttaattcttggttcagatattaaatatttctcttgtgtataaaataaaattaatcattcaAAAAGCACAAAGATACAAAGCaagatattataatttatataaattttgagaaacaaagtttaataattactaataactctcaatataaaaaaaattaggaagtaactttatttattttttagtaaacaaCACAtgttagtaaaatatatacattttgtaatagtCATTCACAATACAAAAAACTTTGTGTAACGATTCATAAGTCttctaaacataaaataaacggCACGTAACATTGaggatagataaaaatattctttgcaaatCACTTGTGGACCATTATTTTTTGAACAGCTATTAAAAAACtatgttgtatatattttgcTAACATGTATTgtacttgaaaaataaataaattcactttACTTTCTATAATTTCAATTCATAATTAACGAATTTTTTGCAGAACTGAATTCAATTGATAACAAACAGAATTTTGAAACAGAAAATAGAGTTACAACCATAAAAAGCTTATTACAAGAAAAATCTACATGGCAACagcaaaagattttattttcgcGAGCTTTAATCTGTATCATGCGAGATAATGTAAgtacaaacttttaaaatagtatttaaatgATCTGTTAAAAAGTACATCAAAATGTCATTTTGAttgattttttagatttttacaaaattaagatTTGCGACGCACATCCTAGTTGGGCTTCTATTCGGGGCAATATTCTACAATTTCGGTGACGATGCAGAAAAAGTACTTAGTAACATTGCTTGCTTATTTATCATGccaatgtttttattttgtataaatgccGTACAGTCGGTGCATATGAGTAAGTGATATAAAGATTCTTTTaccacattttatatttcatattttatatatatgtgtgtatgtatgtatctttttaaatataaacattaacgCTTTATGTtggcaaataattatattaaacattactACGACCtttctgataatttaaaaaaactgataaaaagCTAATACTCTCAATTGACCACATTTAAACTAAGGAAAAATAAATTACGTGAATGTTATCAATTGTAATTGTATCATGTTAAATGTATCTGATTTCAGTTCCCAAGGAAGCGGCAGTGTTCCTACaggaacatttaaataattggtACTCTTTCAGAGCCTACTACAGCGTAAGAGTGATATCGGATATCCCGATGCAAGTATGTTTCAGTGCACAGCACTACAATTTTGTCACTAATTATTTCGTTTAAACATAAAGTTCTGTCTAAATATTAAACTGTAATAAAGTTCTGACTAAATATTAGGTCTGTTCTTTCTAGTTGAATTtcatgtttcttctttttctcgttggaaaaaaaataagaaaggaaCAACAAATTCAGCTGAAAAGAATGGACTTATTATAGTGTCAAAATATGTCgtcattgtttttattaatgtttttattaacaacaattaaaaaataggctaatgagaatccttaattaatcaattgtttttattaaattaggtaaaaatttatttgacttcTAGATACTTTGTACCtcatctttctttttaatatcatattatatgACGGGGCAGCCAATGGAATTCCATAGAATTATACAGGCATGGATCATTTGTCTGTTAACTATAATTCTTGGACAAACATTCGGGATATTTATAGGCACAGTTTTTGGCGTTAAGGTATTAAAACAtcgtactttttattattttaattaatattcaggCTATTAGAAAAAGGCTTAGAAATTCAACATTATGTATTACAATATGAAAAGAttgaatacaattattataaaattaataagttaataaagcaatgattcatttataatatgtatcaGATGTTCTAGTACATTGGTCaggttttcatttaaattttatttcgattccTATTTAgtgtaagaattaaaataaaatttattcgtaataatatagttaatcaaaaataacttttttcagtTAGGTGTATATATGATAATGGCAATTAATATACCATTATTGATGCTCGCTGGATTTTTCGTGAAAATAGCAGAATTGCCAGTGTACATACAACCTTTAAGTTTCATAAGCTGCTACAGGTACAGATAAACTTATACCCCAAcgggaattaattaaaatttatcatttattggAACATAACATTTTCAgtacaaattgtttttttgtttaacttataagggctatttttcaaaaattgttgcTCACATGCAAAGACAtgcttttattgtatttttaatttaacatatattttcagtaaatttaagaaacataaaattttatttcagatacATATTTACTGGATTATTGCAGACAGTCTACCTTGACCGACCTGATTTGTCGTGCCCTAAAATTTACTGTTATTTTagttcaacaaaaaaaattctttcgacAATGGACCTTCTAGAATTGCCATTTTATGTACTTCTGATAATACTTATCTTTTGGATACTTTTTTATCATGTACTCGTCTATGTAGTATTCTGTtggaaaatttatgtaaaaaagtgACCTATCATAGGCCCaagatattcttatatttatgtaatacgCACAAGATTTTTGTGCACTTTATTCTTATATCGCGAGGGGTTGGTCACTAGCGGTTAGGTGTACAAAAATTACCTTTAACACGGATTATCTTTAAATTACCTTGGATTACTTAAGATTACCCAATACTACCTCAGATTACACAATACTACTTCAAATTACCCAATATTACCTCAGATTACCCAATACTACCTCAGATTATCAAATACTACCTTATATTACCCAAGATTACCTTAgagtattaaaaattacgtcATATTTTCTGAGATTACCCaaaattttaccaaatttaTTTTGCTCATCTAAAATTACCTTATACGAGTAGCTAAAGTATTATTTCTTCAGatcaattttagattttcaCTGCTTAAAAAAGAacacaattttacaaaacaaatatttattgcatacaagaacacaaaaatataaaaatttttacaaacagaatatgtattatatgtatacatagtaAGAAGTTTGACTACTGTTAACGTTTGAGATCTTTTAATATACTAACAAAACAATATcctattaaatatgaatattaaacctctgtgaagttagcacataataaatattaataggtattttataaaataaaaaaatattaaaagaaaaacactaATAGTAAGATGGActctttattaaacaatatcacaacttaatgttaaattaaaaattttacgactaagttaagtataaataaaaaggtaCATTTGTgaaacaaatatcttaaaagttttatgtgtacgtactcaaaaattattaaagtcttaatgtaactaaaactttttttgaatttttttgaattgttttataatcTATTTCTATTAGACTGAGAAATAGTTAAAGGATTAACACCCTGCATATTGATAGGaccataaaatatgtatatatatatatatgctcaACTTCTTGAACGTCATCTTTCTGCGGCCACTTAAAAGTTTCTAAATTTTGcaacagaaattttattttaaatattcgattagttaatttttccaaGACCCTCCCTATATACCATCTAGTGTCATAATAAATAGCGtaatacatttcaatatttattacaacCTCCGAATTGTCATTTTCAGTGTCTACTTGATGACTTAGATTGTGAGAACTTGTGGGATTTTGTCTGACACGCACTAATCACTGTCcactcaaaatttataaatcaattccaTAAAAATCCaggattttccaggaatttttattaaaattctaggtaaaattagagaatttttgaatatagctttgagataaattgattttatttcacactttttaacatactttgaatatgtattatataatcacaaaaaatatgtaacataaatctcTTTCAGGTAAAAATAGttcaaaaactatataaacataaacttattaaaaattgtaataacaaacgtaatatatctaataaaaaaaaaaatatttatatatgattaaataattgaatatttagtaaGCACAAAGtagttacatacatataaacatatatctatgtttttaaagttttaatttgttttttaagtgcatttgcttctttctgagcattttctagaatttttaaacgtttgttcTCCAATTCTGTTACTTCTCaagttttttcctttttatagaCGCTTCTTGTTCTACAACAGATGCTTGCTGTCGACGTCGATTAAGATCTTCTATGTTAAGGAAATAAGCATTTCAAACAATAAGCAAAAGAGCTTTAGGTATTTGTAAAACATCAATACCTTCATGTAATACGACATCATGTATTTAACGACGCACAACTATGGATTCTTCCCGcatatttttaaagacattCAGCATTTACTGAAAAACCTCGTTCTACATTTGCATTGCCATGTGAAAggcaacaaatcatttttattacatttatgaaTTCCTTAAAATCTTGGCCTACAATATTTCGCCAAAAGTGATCTAAGCGTTTTTCATTGTGATTATAAGATTTCATGGTATCCATGATGTACGGTCGCGATGTTAGGTCTCGAAACTGTCGAATTACGATATCAGCTATTGATCCAGCTAAATGATTGTTTTCATTAATACTACATAAATTGTGTAACGTCTCTtggctaaatttaaatttgaagttaTCGCGGCGCGCGAGCTCCACGCatgatatttatgaaacaattttatatttattttggtcttatatgagagcaacaaattagcaacaaattttaGCGTAGTTGTTTTTGCCTAGGGgctactgtatatattttttttatggggGAGTCCAActtgccattaagctgcacccccccatttttttttaaatgttgctaAACGgcttgagcacaaaaatccgGACTGGGGTaacaaattagcacataaatagcacaaaatttttgacctagtgcgaacttgattttcgctggtgggaggtccagcttaatagaggttATAAATCCAcatctattaatttataaatcataaattaataaatataataataaacaaactgaTGTGAAAACTTTGTGTTATttcttataacaaatattatagaaataatttctaacacTGATAGACTGTAAGACTGATTTTCACAGTATACAATACTTAGTTTTACTCTTGTACAGCGATTCTCGTAAACGTACCATCGTCATTCCGTGATtattttttcgtattaaaaGTGGAACAACAAATTCGTACATGGTGTATTTCGAAAGCAACTTAATTTCGTCAtcatatttgtacaaataaccAAGGTTCCTACATTGTGCTTGTATAAAGAGTCTCGCTAAGTCAGATAAGACCTCGGATAAGAGAGTTCTTAGCAAAAAGAAGCAGCCATTGTTTTTAGCAAAATGGCTAGagcaaataaattctaaagagagcaaaaaattagcaaaaaaaatagcACTAAAGAATTCGTACTTGTTTTTAAATCCCCTTCAATTTTTCACTAATGGCTGTGCTAACTTTAACTTAAGCTATCACAACCATTGTTTTTAGCGAAACTGCtaaagcaaataaattctaaatagagcaaaaaattagcaaaaaaatagcacTAAAAGAATTCGTACTTGTTTTTGAATCCCCTTCAATTTTTCACTAATGGCTGTGCTAACTTTAACTTAAGCTAGCACAACCATTGTTTTTAGCGAAATGGCTAGagcaaataaattctaaagAGAACAAAAAATTAGCAGAAAAATAGCACTAAATGAATCCGTACTTGTTTTTTAATTCCCTTTATTTATCAACAATGGCTGTGCTAACTTTAACTTAAGCTAGCACAGCCATTGTTTTTAACAAAACGGCTGgagcaaaaaaattctaaatagagcaaaaaattagcaaaaaaatagcaaaaaaatccTGTTTAAGTCTCATTTGATTGTGCTGAAATGGCTGTGCCAGCTTAATAGACGTCAAGTAACAGCTTTTGTCAAAGTATATGTTAACGGAGATCGTGTcattaatttggaaacaaatttctGCAGACACTTCTTACAATCTTGTcgaaattgaagaaaatctaCATTCTTAATGTcgactttttttattgcttttagaGTATCAAatcctaatataatattttttgctgaaAGTAGATTTTCCTGTGTCTAAACATCTTTTAATGAGATTGATGACATATTGTCTATTATTTCGGGTTTCATAAAATGTTCTAATacgtttttcaacattaaacaaagagcactatgtaaaaaaagaacCAAAGATGCGTTTGATTGGAATTCCATTAAAAAAGGTTCTGTATCGGAAGCAAGAGGTTTAAAGAAAGCAAGCTTTGCACATAATAAAGGATCTTGAATGCATTTT comes from the Solenopsis invicta isolate M01_SB chromosome 14, UNIL_Sinv_3.0, whole genome shotgun sequence genome and includes:
- the LOC105205101 gene encoding ATP-binding cassette sub-family G member 4-like gives rise to the protein MLKGNSKNNAARMLENECKVELQESKKLLESEKLWDSKLYIQFNDLCYSIRNRKGTAKTLLHNVTGHFEPEKITVIIGPSGAGKTTLMKIISGKRSMNIKGTLTVNNDEWNKGMFRKHVCYVPQQFDLLPYLTTRETLCIAARLRLDVNQSKQEINLVVDDIAEKFNLSNCLDTMANKLSGGEQKRLFIGVQIIAKSSVFLLDEPTSGLDSTASYQLFSILHNMAKANCTIVCAIHQPSSRMITLFDDIMILNRGRCLYCGPKSEILSTFNIAGFTCPNFYNIAEFVLEVVTEQKDEDLENLYKIWRDEYEKFKSHSEYKNELNSIDNKQNFETENRVTTIKSLLQEKSTWQQQKILFSRALICIMRDNIFTKLRFATHILVGLLFGAIFYNFGDDAEKVLSNIACLFIMPMFLFCINAVQSVHMIPKEAAVFLQEHLNNWYSFRAYYSVRVISDIPMQILCTSSFFLISYYMTGQPMEFHRIIQAWIICLLTIILGQTFGIFIGTVFGVKLGVYMIMAINIPLLMLAGFFVKIAELPVYIQPLSFISCYRYIFTGLLQTVYLDRPDLSCPKIYCYFSSTKKILSTMDLLELPFYVLLIILIFWILFYHVLVYVVFCWKIYVKK